A single uncultured Acetobacterium sp. DNA region contains:
- the trpD gene encoding anthranilate phosphoribosyltransferase yields MEKTISMKDYGQVITQLINKENLSKDDSKEMFMEILSDKQTAMQQGAFLAALSAKGATPEEVAGSFEAIYEVDTFKVNPITEFPVVDNCGTGMDSFKTFNISTVASIIAAAAGIPMAKHGSRALTSVCGTIDVLEALGIDMNSSVDLVKESIEKAGIGIFNGMSPEVHPVALGRVLSQISFGSVLNISASLANPALPQYGVRGVYSKEMLAFVPQIMAEIGYKRAIVVYGEVGEQSMDEASTLGTTYIAELKEDGTVENYSFNPQDMLITPGIVDEIRTFDSVEESALCIVRLLNGKETKTREDIVALNAGLILYLRDKAASIREGYEMALELIHNGKAWEKLKTWVEFQNRDGQHGLKILADLEEKVMA; encoded by the coding sequence ATGATTCCAAAGAAATGTTTATGGAAATTTTAAGTGATAAACAAACAGCCATGCAGCAGGGCGCTTTTTTAGCAGCGCTCAGTGCCAAAGGTGCGACACCAGAAGAAGTAGCCGGGAGTTTTGAAGCTATTTATGAGGTGGACACCTTTAAGGTCAATCCCATCACCGAATTTCCGGTTGTGGATAACTGTGGAACCGGGATGGATAGTTTTAAAACCTTTAACATCAGTACCGTGGCCTCCATTATTGCGGCAGCAGCGGGCATTCCCATGGCCAAACATGGATCCCGGGCGTTGACCTCGGTATGTGGAACCATTGATGTACTGGAAGCACTGGGAATTGATATGAATTCGTCAGTGGATCTGGTGAAAGAGAGTATCGAGAAGGCTGGAATTGGAATTTTTAATGGGATGAGCCCGGAAGTCCATCCAGTGGCTTTGGGCCGCGTTTTATCCCAGATTTCCTTTGGGAGCGTTTTGAATATTTCGGCGTCTTTGGCCAACCCGGCGTTGCCTCAATATGGTGTACGAGGGGTATACTCCAAAGAAATGCTGGCCTTTGTTCCGCAAATCATGGCAGAAATTGGTTATAAACGAGCCATTGTTGTTTATGGTGAAGTTGGGGAGCAGTCCATGGATGAGGCATCTACCTTGGGGACAACCTATATTGCCGAACTAAAAGAAGATGGTACTGTGGAAAACTACTCATTTAATCCACAGGATATGTTGATAACTCCGGGAATTGTGGATGAAATTCGAACATTTGACTCAGTTGAAGAGTCCGCCCTGTGTATTGTTCGGCTTTTAAACGGTAAAGAAACCAAAACAAGGGAAGATATTGTTGCATTAAATGCCGGCTTAATTCTTTATTTAAGAGATAAGGCCGCCAGCATTCGGGAAGGTTATGAAATGGCGCTGGAACTGATTCACAATGGTAAAGCTTGGGAAAAACTGAAAACCTGGGTTGAATTCCAGAACCGGGATGGGCAGCACGGATTAAAGATCCTAGCTGATCTGGAAGAAAAGGTGATGGCATAG